One Ricinus communis isolate WT05 ecotype wild-type chromosome 2, ASM1957865v1, whole genome shotgun sequence DNA segment encodes these proteins:
- the LOC8281423 gene encoding uncharacterized oxidoreductase At4g09670: MAETLVQFGIIGCAEIARKVARAITLTPNVQLSAIASRSVEKAAAFAKANNFPSNAKIYGSYESLLDDPDIDAVYIPLPTSLHVKWACLAAEKKKHILLEKPVGLNVDEFDKILAACEANGVQIMDGTMWMHNPRTQAMRDFLCDKERFGQLRTVHSCFTFAGDEDFLKNDIRVKPELDGLGALGDAGWYCIRAILWAADYELPNTVIALHGPIFNEAGVILACSASLHWDDGKIATFHCSFLTHLTMYITAIGTNGTLHLNDFIIPFEEKECSYTASSKCWFNELVTGWEPPPSQHIVFTDLPQEACMVREFARLVGNIKANGAEPDKTWPTRSRKTQLILDAVKTSIERGFEPVKIVN, from the exons ATGGCAGAAACCCTAGTCCAGTTTGGCATAATTGGGTGTGCAGAGATAGCGCGTAAAGTCGCACGCGCAATAACACTGACACCAAACGTACAGCTCTCTGCAATCGCAAGCCGTTCAGTTGAAAAAGCCGCAGCTTTTGCTAAAGCCAATAACTTCCCGTCCAACGCCAAGATCTACGGCTCTTATGAATCACTTCTCGATGACCCAGATATTGACGCCGTCTATATTCCATTACCCACTAGTCTTCATGTGAAATGGGCGTGTTTGGCTGcagagaagaagaagcataTATTGCTGGAGAAGCCAGTTGGACTCAATGTTGATgagtttgataaaatattgGCAGCTTGTGAAGCTAATGGAGTGCAGATTATGGATGGGACTATGTGGATGCATAATCCTAGAACACAAGCGATGAGGGATTTTTTGTGTGATAAAGAGCGTTTTGGTCAGCTTAGAACG GTACATAGCTGCTTTACATTTGCTGGTGATGAAGATTTTCTCAAGAATGACATTCGTGTGAAGCCAGAGCTTGATGGTCTTGGTGCACTTGGTGATGCTGGGTGGTATTGCATTCGTGCGATTCTCTGGGCTGCTGACTATGAACTGCCAAATACCGTTATAGCCTTGCACGGACCTATTTTTAATGAAGCAGGGGTGATTTTGGCTTGCAGTGCTTCTCTACATTGGGACGATGGCAAGATAGCAACCTTCCATTGCTCATTCTTAACACATTTGACGATGTATATAACTGCAATTGGAACTAACGGAACTCTGCATCTCAATGATTTCATCATTCCTTTCGAGGAGAAGGAATGCTCTTACACAGCATCTTCAAAATGTTGGTTCAATGAACTTGTAACTGGATGGGAGCCGCCGCCGAGCCAGCACATTGTCTTCACAGATCTCCCTCAGGAAGCTTGCATGGTGAGAGAATTTGCTCGATTGGTTGGAAATATCAAAGCAAATGGAGCAGAACCTGACAAAACATGGCCAACTCGCAGTAGAAAGACCCAACTGATACTTGATGCTGTAAAGACATCAATTGAGAGAGGTTTCGAACCTGTTAAGATTGTGAATTAG